One Terriglobales bacterium genomic window, CCTTCGTCTCCTTCGCCGCATACCGCGAGCGGGACATCGCAGGTCACCGTCAACGCGCACTCCGGCACGCTCGCGCACATTTCACCGTCACGCTGACGGTTACAGATTGAATTTCAGGACTTGATTTCGAAGCGAAGCCGCTTCCTTACAGCAGCGTCGCCGCATGTCTGCGGAAGCATCCCGGCTCCTACTGCACCCTCACCATCTGTCCCACGCTCGGGACGCCCTTGGAGTTGATCACAAAGAGCATGTAGTAGCCTGCCGGCGCGATATTGCCATTCGGCGGCCCCAACACGATATTCCCCACGAATGAAAGCTCTACCAGCCTCTGACTCATGTCAAAGGAATGCGTCACGGCGCCGGTGCGAATGATGACCACTTTGCTCACATCCGATGCGGTGATCGAGAACGCTCTCCCATAATTAATGACCGGCGGCACGCCGGATACCTGCGGACGCGTCGCCAGCGTGCCGTTTGCATTGAACAGGTACGGCGGCCGATAAATTTCCATGTGCGGCTCGAAAACGCCTTGTTTCGGGTTTCCGCCGCTCAGGACGACGGTGCCGTTCGGCAGCAAGAGCGCCGTGCTGTGGTACAGGTGGGGATAGGCAGTCGTAGCCACCGTCGTGAATTTGTTCGTCACCGGGTCGTAGATCTCGGCTCCCAGGCTCGCGCTCGTTTCGTCTTCGTCGTTTGCGCTTCCCCCTACCGCCAGGATTTTGCCATCCGGCAGCAGCACGGCGTTCATTTCCACCCGCGGAACAGACATGGGGGGGCCATTGACCCACACGGGATTCGCCTGGCTCATGTCGAGGAACTCGGTTGTGTTCGTCGCCGCGGGAGTGTCGCCCATGCCGCCCAGCGCCATGATCACGGGCTTGTAGTCGTTGGCCGCCGTCAGCGGCAGCATCACCGCCGAGCCATAGGTGCGGTAATGCCCGACTCGCATGTTTGCGACAAAACGCCAATTCGGGGCCGCATTGCCGTCGTATACCCAGGCCTCCGGTTCCGGTCCGGCATGGAGAAGGCGCCCGTCCGGCAAAAGGAACATGCGCGGATAAAGCGCCGGAGCGCCCGGCACGGGCACTGTGTTGTCGGTGAACCTGATCTCGCGGCAATCGGTGACCACGCCGGCGTTGGAACAGGTGGGCACAATCGGCGTGTAGATTCTGTTCCGGTAGATTTCGATGAGGGCGTTGTCGAAACCGTGTTCGTCCTGCCCTCCGTACACGAAAACGCTGCCGTCTGCCAGCGAGGTTGTCGTCGGATACCAGCGGCCCGCCTGCATCAGCGGAAGCAGGGTAAAGCGGTTGGTTGCCGGATCGAAAAGAGCGGACTGGCGCTCGCCACCGAATTTTTCGTCATTCGCGCTCGCAGCGTTGGGAGGCACCTTATGTCCTGGCGTGTTCTCTGCCGCTACCGTCATGGCCCCGCCCGGCGCCGGATGCGCGTGCGCCCCCGTTGCTCCAAGGATCGCCACGCCGCCGCCGCCCGCCGCATAAGTCGCGGTTCCGCTGTTGATCAGGATCTGACCGTCCGCCAGGGCCGTCGCTCCGTTGCAGAACATGTCGAACGGGACTTTCATGGTGTTAAACGTCAGGGTGGCAGGCGACCAAACTGTGGCCGAGCCAAAGTCCGTTGGACAACCCTCCTGGCCCGGAGGGCAATTTCCCGTGCCCGCGATGTAAAGCACGTCTCCGGTGTTCAGCAGGACTGCATGGATCGGATTGATGGGCATGGGCTCGGGCAGCGTTGTCCACTCCCCTAACGTCGCAAAGCGAAACCTCTGAAAACGCGGACTGGCAGATGCTGCTTCACGATTGCCATCGCCGCGACTGCCACCGCCGGCGCCGCATCCGGCGAGCATGATGACAATCAGCGCTAGAAGCTTTTTCATTCTCAGAAAAATCCGGGCCCCGAAGTTCATGCCGGGCCGTTTGCCACGGCGATAGTAACCGCTGACGTTGAGAGCTGTAATTATTAATGAAGGCTCCCTGACGGCGTCCACTGCAATCAACACAGCGGGGACGGCAGCGATCGTGATTGCGTCAAGAGGGAAAAAGCGTCAAGGGGAAGAAAGGCTGACGGAAACTTTTCGCCGGGCTACCGCTGTGCGGCGCTGCGCTCGCTCTGGCCGGCCACCACGTTGGCCGAGACCGGCGCGCTGGGATCGAACTTTTGCAGCAGCTCCACGCCCTGGGCCAGCGTCAGTCCGGGGGCCACCCGGCGGAAGTCGCTGGCGGTTTCGCGCGTGTCGAAGCGCAGCGACTTGAACAGCAGCGCGCGGCCGCTCATGTCGATGGTGAGGCCTGTTGTCTCCCAGTGCTCCGGCTCGATGCGCGACTGCTCCACCACGAACTTGCCGCCCTTATAGAGCCGTCCCAGGATCCCCCAGCCGAAGTCCACGTCGCGGAACAGGTGCGCTTCCAGCCGGAGCAGGCGATGCGACGCCAGGTCGATGTACATCTGCCCTTCCATGCCTTCGTAGACCTTCAGCTCGCGCGTCTCGGGATTGAAGTTGGGATTCGGTTTGAACTTCAGCTTTACGCTCTCGCCGTACTTGCCGGGCTCGACCCCGTCGTATTCATACAGGAAGGCATCGGGCAACGCCCGCACCATGCGCGTCACCCGGTTTTCGTCTTCCTTCTGCTTGCGCTGTCGGTCGCGCTGCACGTTGGGATCGCTGAGCAATCGCTGCAAGCGCTTCTGTTCGGCCTTCTGTACGTCGGGCGCCAGCGGCTGGTCATTCAGCTGGATCAGCCGCGCCACGGTGCCGTCGTTGGTCTCGACGTACTCCTTGGTTTCCGTCTTCTCGGGCGTCTGCTTGCGGCCGCGATACATGAAGCGGCTGTTGCGATCGTTCTGCTTCGCTTCCTTGTTCACCGCTTCGCGCACCAGGTCGTTGGCGGAAGCGGGAAGCCCGGGCGCCGGAGGCTGCTGCGCCCAAACACACCCGGCCAGCAACGCCGCGCACAGCGTCACGTGCCACCACCGGATGGACCTTTCCCT contains:
- a CDS encoding galactose oxidase-like domain-containing protein; this encodes MDAVREPSLIITALNVSGYYRRGKRPGMNFGARIFLRMKKLLALIVIMLAGCGAGGGSRGDGNREAASASPRFQRFRFATLGEWTTLPEPMPINPIHAVLLNTGDVLYIAGTGNCPPGQEGCPTDFGSATVWSPATLTFNTMKVPFDMFCNGATALADGQILINSGTATYAAGGGGVAILGATGAHAHPAPGGAMTVAAENTPGHKVPPNAASANDEKFGGERQSALFDPATNRFTLLPLMQAGRWYPTTTSLADGSVFVYGGQDEHGFDNALIEIYRNRIYTPIVPTCSNAGVVTDCREIRFTDNTVPVPGAPALYPRMFLLPDGRLLHAGPEPEAWVYDGNAAPNWRFVANMRVGHYRTYGSAVMLPLTAANDYKPVIMALGGMGDTPAATNTTEFLDMSQANPVWVNGPPMSVPRVEMNAVLLPDGKILAVGGSANDEDETSASLGAEIYDPVTNKFTTVATTAYPHLYHSTALLLPNGTVVLSGGNPKQGVFEPHMEIYRPPYLFNANGTLATRPQVSGVPPVINYGRAFSITASDVSKVVIIRTGAVTHSFDMSQRLVELSFVGNIVLGPPNGNIAPAGYYMLFVINSKGVPSVGQMVRVQ